The following coding sequences lie in one Spinacia oleracea cultivar Varoflay chromosome 1, BTI_SOV_V1, whole genome shotgun sequence genomic window:
- the LOC110792476 gene encoding ABC transporter G family member 32 isoform X1, giving the protein MMRSYSESENPIAESSSESQIHLEQEREQEDDDSHKWVALKRSPTYHQARISLFKTVSGDVSQVDITKLGKDDRNLVLDRLSAAVNDDPELFFTRLRQRFVAVGLEFPKVEVRFKHLKVNALVHVGNRALPTIPNVIFNMSEAFLGRIGIFRGKRVKLSILNDVSGIIRPSRLTLLLGPPSSGKTTLLLALAGRLGPGLKTLGKVSYNGYELNEFIPQRTSAYVSQRDWHMAEMTVGETIEFSRRCQGAGFKHDMVLELLRREKRSGIQPDEDLDILIKALALGEQKTSLYAEYIMKILGLDICADTLVGDEMLKGISGGQKKRLTTGELLVGTSRVLLMDEISTGLDSSTTHQIIRYLRHSTRALEDTTVISLLQPDPETYELFDDVILLCEGQIVYQGPREEALEFFTYMGFRCPERKNVADFLQEVISVKDQRQYWYPGCYYQYVPVEKFVEAFRSFRLGCKLSRELAIPFDKRNNHPAALSTSSYGVGKIELLKIGFSWQMLLMKRNVFLYIFKYTQLLLITLIIVTVFFRKAMHHNTLEDGSIYLGAIYFTINMNLFNGFMEVPMLIQKLPVLYKHRDLSFYPSWVYTLPSWILSIPSSFLESAIWVGITYYLVGFDPEITRCLKQFFLVFLLNQMSIGLFRVMASLGRNLVVANTFGSFAMLVVMALGGFILSRDSIPKWWIWGYWVSPLMYAQNAASVNEFLGHSWDKKAENSTLSLGEMLLKARSLFPESYWYWIGVGALFGYMILFNILLTLFLTYLNPLGMRQAVISKEKHQHQNQEEDQENSAIELGDFLQKSFSFTGKEMKKRGMVLPFQPLSMAFSNISYYVDVPVELKQQGVSREKLQLLDDVTGAFRPGILTALVGKSGAGKTTLMDVLSGRKTGGTIKGSIYIDGYPKRQETFARISGYCEQDDNHSPCLTVHESLIFSAWLRLPLRADQKTQRRFVDEVMELVELTSLSGALVGIPGVDGLSTEQRKRLTIAVELVANPSIIFMDEPTSGLDARAAAIVMRTVRNIVDTERTIVCTIHQPSIDIFESFDELILMKQGGKLIYAGPLGNRSRELITYFEAVHGVPRIQPGYNPAAWILDVSSPAEESRLGIDFAEVYLSSPLFWQNKQMVERLSKPDLDSFELCFPTKYSRSFLSQFLACLWKQNLSYWRNPQYTAVRFFYTIIISLMFGTMCWKFGSKRGTQQDIFNAMGSMYAAVLFIGITNATAVQPVVSVERFVSYRERAARMYSPLAFAFSQVTIEFPYVLAQSVVYSGIFYYMASFEWNLLKFAYYLYFMYFTLLYFTFFGMMSIAVTPNHNAAAIISAPFYMMWNLFSGFMIPQMRIPVWWRWYYWANPIAWSLYGLLTSQYGTIDDPVMLSDGVQSVPLKQFLKDEYGYKHDFLVIAAIVVPSFCVVFAVTFGYAIKSFNFQRR; this is encoded by the exons aTGATGCGGAGTTACTCAGAATCAGAAAACCCAATTGCAGAATCAAGCTCAGAATCCCAAATTCATTTGGAACAAGAACGAGAACAAGAAGACGATGATTCCCACAAATGGGTAGCTTTAAAGCGCTCACCCACTTACCATCAAGCCAGAATTTCCCTTTTTAAGACTGTTTCTGGTGATGTTTCTCAAGTTGATATTACTAAACTTGGTAAAGATGATCGTAATCTTGTGTTGGATCGTCTTTCTGCTGCTGTTAATGATGATCCTGAACTGTTTTTTACCAGATTAAGACAAAGATTTGTCGC TGTAGGTTTGGAATTTCCTAAGGTTGAGGTGCGATTTAAGCATTTGAAGGTGAATGCTCTTGTCCATGTTGGAAATCGAGCATTGCCAACAATTCCCAACGTTATCTTTAATATGAGTGAG GCTTTCTTGGGAAGGATAGGCATTTTCCGTGGAAAAAGGGTGAAATTGTCTATCTTGAACGATGTTAGTGGGATTATAAGGCCTTCAAG GTTGACACTGCTTTTGGGTCCTCCAAGTTCTGGGAAGACCACTCTTCTTTTGGCCCTTGCTGGACGTCTTGGGCCCGGATTAAAG aCATTGGGGAAAGTAAGCTACAATGGATATGAACTAAATGAGTTCATCCCTCAGAGGACTTCTGCTTATGTCAGTCAAAGAGATTGGCACATGGCAGAGATGACAGTTGGAGAAACTATAGAATTTTCTAGACGTTGCCAAGGAGCCGGATTTAAACATG ATATGGTTTTGGAACTTCTACGGAGAGAAAAGAGATCTGGGATACAACCTGATGAAGATCTTGATATACTAATTAAG GCCCTCGCGCTAGGGGAGCAGAAAACAAGTCTATATGCAGAATATATAATGAAG ATTTTAGGATTGGACATTTGTGCGGATACACTGGTGGGAGATGAAATGCTCAAAGGAATTTCTGGAGGGCAAAAGAAGAGACTGACAACGG GAGAACTGCTTGTGGGTACATCCAGAGTGCTTTTAATGGATGAAATATCCACAGGCCTGGATAGTTCAACCACTCATCAAATCATCAGATATCTCAGGCATTCCACCCGTGCTCTAGAAGATACCACTGTCATCTCTTTACTTCAGCCAGATCCTGAAACATACGAATTATTCGATGATGTTATTCTTTTGTGTGAAGGCCAGATTGTTTATCAAGGACCACGCGAGGAAGCTCTTGAATTTTTCACATATATGGGGTTTAGATGTCCAGAAAGAAAGAATGTTGCGGATTTTCTACAAGAA GTAATATCGGTAAAAGACCAAAGACAATACTGGTACCCTGGTTGTTACTACCAATATGTGCCCGTGGAAAAGTTTGTGGAAGCTTTTAGATCATTCCGTCTTGGCTGTAAATTGTCCAGGGAGCTTGCTATTCCTTTTGATAAACGTAACAATCATCCAGCTGCTCTGTCAACTTCTTCATATGGTGTCGGGAAGATTGAGCTTCTGAAGATTGGGTTTTCTTGGCAAATGTTACTAATGAAACGAAATGTATTTCTATACATATTTAAATACACACAG CTTCTTTTGATTACTCTCATCATTGTAACTGTATTCTTTCGGAAAGCTATGCATCACAACACGCTTGAGGACGGGAGTATTTATCTTGGAGCTATCTACTTTACAATAAATATGAATTTATTCAATGGTTTCATGGAGGTTCCAATGCTGATACAAAAGCTTCCAGTTCTTTACAAGCATAGAGACTTGAGCTTCTATCCTTCCTGGGTTTACACACTCCCTTCTTGGATTTTGAGCATTCCATCCTCATTTCTTGAGAGTGCTATTTGGGTAGGAATTACTTATTATTTGGTTGGATTTGATCCTGAAATAACAAG ATGCCTGAAGCAGTTCTTTCTAGTTTTCCTTTTGAACCAGATGTCAATTGGCCTCTTTCGAGTAATGGCATCCTTAGGAAGAAATCTGGTAGTCGCTAATACTTTTGGATCTTTTGCAATGCTAGTTGTTATGGCTCTAGGAGGATTTATCCTGTCAAGAG ACAGCATCCCTAAGTGGTGGATTTGGGGTTATTGGGTTTCCCCATTGATGTATGCTCAGAATGCCGCTTCTGTAAACGAATTCCTAGGGCATTCATGGGATAAG AAAGCTGAAAACAGCACATTATCTTTGGGAGAGATGCTCTTGAAGGCAAGGAGCTTGTTTCCCGAGAGTTATTGGTATTGGATTGGTGTTGGTGCATTATTTGGATATATGATTCTATTTAACATCCTCTTGACACTTTTCTTGACATACCTTAACC CCCTTGGAATGCGTCAAGCTGTCATCTCCAAAGAGAAGCATCAACATCAGAACCAGGAAGAGGACCAAGAAAATTCCGCTATTGAACTAGGAGATTTTTTGCAGAAGTCATTCTCATTTACTG gaaaagaaatgaaaaagagaGGCATGGTTCTTCCGTTTCAACCTCTTTCTATGGCTTTTAGCAACATTAGTTACTATGTGGATGTCCCTGTG GAACTTAAACAGCAAGGTGTATCGAGGGAGAAGCTGCAGCTGTTAGATGACGTCACAGGGGCATTTAGACCAGGAATCCTCACTGCATTGGTTGGCAAAAGTGGTGCTGGAAAAACAACTCTCATGGATGTCCTATCTGGTAGAAAAACTGGTGGAACTATTAAAGGGAGCATTTACATTGATGGTTACCCTAAAAGGCAAGAAACATTTGCGAGGATTTCTGGTTACTGTGAACAGGATGACAATCATTCCCCATGCTTAACAGTACACGAATCACTGATTTTTTCTGCTTGGCTTCGGCTTCCTTTGCGTGCTGACCAAAAAACACAAAGG AGATTTGTGGATGAAGTTATGGAACTTGTGGAACTTACCTCATTAAGTGGAGCTTTAGTGGGTATACCTGGTGTTGATGGACTATCCACTGAGCAAAGAAAACGGTTGACAATTGCTGTTGAACTGGTAGCAAATCCTTCTATTATATTCATGGATGAGCCCACTTCTGGACTTGATGCCAGAGCTGCCGCTATTGTTATGAGAACAGTACGAAATATTGTGGACACTGAGAGGACAATTGTTTGCACTATCCATCAACCCAGCATAGATATTTTCGAATCATTTGACGAG CTCATATTGATGAAACAGGGAGGGAAATTGATTTATGCTGGACCCTTAGGAAACAGATCTCGTGAGCTCATCACGTATTTTGAG GCAGTTCACGGAGTTCCCAGAATCCAGCCTGGTTACAACCCTGCCGCCTGGATTCTGGATGTATCATCTCCTGCAGAAGAAAGTCGCCTAGGAATCGACTTTGCAGAAGTTTACCTATCATCACCTCTGTTTTG GCAAAACAAACAAATGGTTGAACGTCTCAGCAAGCCTGACCTGGATTCTTTTGAACTATGCTTCCCTACTAAATACTCTCGGTCATTCCTCTCCCAGTTTTTAGCTTGTCTCTGGAAACAAAATCTCTCCTACTGGCGAAACCCACAGTACACTGCTGTTCGATTTTTCTACACCATCATCATCTCATTGATGTTTGGAACAATGTGTTGGAAGTTTGGTTCAAAAAG GGGTACCCAACAAGATATATTTAATGCCATGGGATCGATGTATGCAGCTGTTCTTTTTATTGGAATTACAAATGCCACGGCTGTGCAACCAGTTGTCTCGGTTGAACGATTTGTTTCATACAGAGAGAGAGCAGCAAGGATGTATTCTCCTCTAGCATTTGCATTTTCCCAG GTAACAATTGAATTCCCTTATGTATTGGCGCAATCAGTCGTCTACAGTGGCATATTCTACTACATGGCATCATTCGAGTGGAACCTCCTGAAGTTTGCCTACTACTTATATTTCATGTATTTTACATTACTGTACTTCACCTTCTTCGGGATGATGAGTATTGCAGTTACACCTAACCATAATGCTGCTGCCATCATTTCTGCTCCGTTTTACATGATGTGGAACCTCTTCAGTGGATTCATGATCCCTCAGATG AGAATCCCAGTGTGGTGGAGGTGGTATTATTGGGCAAACCCGATAGCATGGAGTTTATACGGCCTTTTAACATCTCAATATGGGACCATAGATGACCCAGTGATGCTCTCTGACGGAGTTCAATCAGTGCCTTTGAAACAGTTCCTGAAAGATGAATATGGGTACAAGCACGACTTCTTGGTCATTGCTGCTATTGTTGTACCCAGTTTCTGTGTGGTCTTTGCCGTGACTTTTGGTTACGCCATCAAATCCTTCAACTTCCAAAGGCGATGA
- the LOC110792476 gene encoding ABC transporter G family member 32 isoform X4, producing MSEAFLGRIGIFRGKRVKLSILNDVSGIIRPSRLTLLLGPPSSGKTTLLLALAGRLGPGLKTLGKVSYNGYELNEFIPQRTSAYVSQRDWHMAEMTVGETIEFSRRCQGAGFKHDMVLELLRREKRSGIQPDEDLDILIKALALGEQKTSLYAEYIMKILGLDICADTLVGDEMLKGISGGQKKRLTTGELLVGTSRVLLMDEISTGLDSSTTHQIIRYLRHSTRALEDTTVISLLQPDPETYELFDDVILLCEGQIVYQGPREEALEFFTYMGFRCPERKNVADFLQEVISVKDQRQYWYPGCYYQYVPVEKFVEAFRSFRLGCKLSRELAIPFDKRNNHPAALSTSSYGVGKIELLKIGFSWQMLLMKRNVFLYIFKYTQLLLITLIIVTVFFRKAMHHNTLEDGSIYLGAIYFTINMNLFNGFMEVPMLIQKLPVLYKHRDLSFYPSWVYTLPSWILSIPSSFLESAIWVGITYYLVGFDPEITRCLKQFFLVFLLNQMSIGLFRVMASLGRNLVVANTFGSFAMLVVMALGGFILSRDSIPKWWIWGYWVSPLMYAQNAASVNEFLGHSWDKKAENSTLSLGEMLLKARSLFPESYWYWIGVGALFGYMILFNILLTLFLTYLNPLGMRQAVISKEKHQHQNQEEDQENSAIELGDFLQKSFSFTGKEMKKRGMVLPFQPLSMAFSNISYYVDVPVELKQQGVSREKLQLLDDVTGAFRPGILTALVGKSGAGKTTLMDVLSGRKTGGTIKGSIYIDGYPKRQETFARISGYCEQDDNHSPCLTVHESLIFSAWLRLPLRADQKTQRRFVDEVMELVELTSLSGALVGIPGVDGLSTEQRKRLTIAVELVANPSIIFMDEPTSGLDARAAAIVMRTVRNIVDTERTIVCTIHQPSIDIFESFDELILMKQGGKLIYAGPLGNRSRELITYFEAVHGVPRIQPGYNPAAWILDVSSPAEESRLGIDFAEVYLSSPLFWQNKQMVERLSKPDLDSFELCFPTKYSRSFLSQFLACLWKQNLSYWRNPQYTAVRFFYTIIISLMFGTMCWKFGSKRGTQQDIFNAMGSMYAAVLFIGITNATAVQPVVSVERFVSYRERAARMYSPLAFAFSQVTIEFPYVLAQSVVYSGIFYYMASFEWNLLKFAYYLYFMYFTLLYFTFFGMMSIAVTPNHNAAAIISAPFYMMWNLFSGFMIPQMRIPVWWRWYYWANPIAWSLYGLLTSQYGTIDDPVMLSDGVQSVPLKQFLKDEYGYKHDFLVIAAIVVPSFCVVFAVTFGYAIKSFNFQRR from the exons ATGAGTGAG GCTTTCTTGGGAAGGATAGGCATTTTCCGTGGAAAAAGGGTGAAATTGTCTATCTTGAACGATGTTAGTGGGATTATAAGGCCTTCAAG GTTGACACTGCTTTTGGGTCCTCCAAGTTCTGGGAAGACCACTCTTCTTTTGGCCCTTGCTGGACGTCTTGGGCCCGGATTAAAG aCATTGGGGAAAGTAAGCTACAATGGATATGAACTAAATGAGTTCATCCCTCAGAGGACTTCTGCTTATGTCAGTCAAAGAGATTGGCACATGGCAGAGATGACAGTTGGAGAAACTATAGAATTTTCTAGACGTTGCCAAGGAGCCGGATTTAAACATG ATATGGTTTTGGAACTTCTACGGAGAGAAAAGAGATCTGGGATACAACCTGATGAAGATCTTGATATACTAATTAAG GCCCTCGCGCTAGGGGAGCAGAAAACAAGTCTATATGCAGAATATATAATGAAG ATTTTAGGATTGGACATTTGTGCGGATACACTGGTGGGAGATGAAATGCTCAAAGGAATTTCTGGAGGGCAAAAGAAGAGACTGACAACGG GAGAACTGCTTGTGGGTACATCCAGAGTGCTTTTAATGGATGAAATATCCACAGGCCTGGATAGTTCAACCACTCATCAAATCATCAGATATCTCAGGCATTCCACCCGTGCTCTAGAAGATACCACTGTCATCTCTTTACTTCAGCCAGATCCTGAAACATACGAATTATTCGATGATGTTATTCTTTTGTGTGAAGGCCAGATTGTTTATCAAGGACCACGCGAGGAAGCTCTTGAATTTTTCACATATATGGGGTTTAGATGTCCAGAAAGAAAGAATGTTGCGGATTTTCTACAAGAA GTAATATCGGTAAAAGACCAAAGACAATACTGGTACCCTGGTTGTTACTACCAATATGTGCCCGTGGAAAAGTTTGTGGAAGCTTTTAGATCATTCCGTCTTGGCTGTAAATTGTCCAGGGAGCTTGCTATTCCTTTTGATAAACGTAACAATCATCCAGCTGCTCTGTCAACTTCTTCATATGGTGTCGGGAAGATTGAGCTTCTGAAGATTGGGTTTTCTTGGCAAATGTTACTAATGAAACGAAATGTATTTCTATACATATTTAAATACACACAG CTTCTTTTGATTACTCTCATCATTGTAACTGTATTCTTTCGGAAAGCTATGCATCACAACACGCTTGAGGACGGGAGTATTTATCTTGGAGCTATCTACTTTACAATAAATATGAATTTATTCAATGGTTTCATGGAGGTTCCAATGCTGATACAAAAGCTTCCAGTTCTTTACAAGCATAGAGACTTGAGCTTCTATCCTTCCTGGGTTTACACACTCCCTTCTTGGATTTTGAGCATTCCATCCTCATTTCTTGAGAGTGCTATTTGGGTAGGAATTACTTATTATTTGGTTGGATTTGATCCTGAAATAACAAG ATGCCTGAAGCAGTTCTTTCTAGTTTTCCTTTTGAACCAGATGTCAATTGGCCTCTTTCGAGTAATGGCATCCTTAGGAAGAAATCTGGTAGTCGCTAATACTTTTGGATCTTTTGCAATGCTAGTTGTTATGGCTCTAGGAGGATTTATCCTGTCAAGAG ACAGCATCCCTAAGTGGTGGATTTGGGGTTATTGGGTTTCCCCATTGATGTATGCTCAGAATGCCGCTTCTGTAAACGAATTCCTAGGGCATTCATGGGATAAG AAAGCTGAAAACAGCACATTATCTTTGGGAGAGATGCTCTTGAAGGCAAGGAGCTTGTTTCCCGAGAGTTATTGGTATTGGATTGGTGTTGGTGCATTATTTGGATATATGATTCTATTTAACATCCTCTTGACACTTTTCTTGACATACCTTAACC CCCTTGGAATGCGTCAAGCTGTCATCTCCAAAGAGAAGCATCAACATCAGAACCAGGAAGAGGACCAAGAAAATTCCGCTATTGAACTAGGAGATTTTTTGCAGAAGTCATTCTCATTTACTG gaaaagaaatgaaaaagagaGGCATGGTTCTTCCGTTTCAACCTCTTTCTATGGCTTTTAGCAACATTAGTTACTATGTGGATGTCCCTGTG GAACTTAAACAGCAAGGTGTATCGAGGGAGAAGCTGCAGCTGTTAGATGACGTCACAGGGGCATTTAGACCAGGAATCCTCACTGCATTGGTTGGCAAAAGTGGTGCTGGAAAAACAACTCTCATGGATGTCCTATCTGGTAGAAAAACTGGTGGAACTATTAAAGGGAGCATTTACATTGATGGTTACCCTAAAAGGCAAGAAACATTTGCGAGGATTTCTGGTTACTGTGAACAGGATGACAATCATTCCCCATGCTTAACAGTACACGAATCACTGATTTTTTCTGCTTGGCTTCGGCTTCCTTTGCGTGCTGACCAAAAAACACAAAGG AGATTTGTGGATGAAGTTATGGAACTTGTGGAACTTACCTCATTAAGTGGAGCTTTAGTGGGTATACCTGGTGTTGATGGACTATCCACTGAGCAAAGAAAACGGTTGACAATTGCTGTTGAACTGGTAGCAAATCCTTCTATTATATTCATGGATGAGCCCACTTCTGGACTTGATGCCAGAGCTGCCGCTATTGTTATGAGAACAGTACGAAATATTGTGGACACTGAGAGGACAATTGTTTGCACTATCCATCAACCCAGCATAGATATTTTCGAATCATTTGACGAG CTCATATTGATGAAACAGGGAGGGAAATTGATTTATGCTGGACCCTTAGGAAACAGATCTCGTGAGCTCATCACGTATTTTGAG GCAGTTCACGGAGTTCCCAGAATCCAGCCTGGTTACAACCCTGCCGCCTGGATTCTGGATGTATCATCTCCTGCAGAAGAAAGTCGCCTAGGAATCGACTTTGCAGAAGTTTACCTATCATCACCTCTGTTTTG GCAAAACAAACAAATGGTTGAACGTCTCAGCAAGCCTGACCTGGATTCTTTTGAACTATGCTTCCCTACTAAATACTCTCGGTCATTCCTCTCCCAGTTTTTAGCTTGTCTCTGGAAACAAAATCTCTCCTACTGGCGAAACCCACAGTACACTGCTGTTCGATTTTTCTACACCATCATCATCTCATTGATGTTTGGAACAATGTGTTGGAAGTTTGGTTCAAAAAG GGGTACCCAACAAGATATATTTAATGCCATGGGATCGATGTATGCAGCTGTTCTTTTTATTGGAATTACAAATGCCACGGCTGTGCAACCAGTTGTCTCGGTTGAACGATTTGTTTCATACAGAGAGAGAGCAGCAAGGATGTATTCTCCTCTAGCATTTGCATTTTCCCAG GTAACAATTGAATTCCCTTATGTATTGGCGCAATCAGTCGTCTACAGTGGCATATTCTACTACATGGCATCATTCGAGTGGAACCTCCTGAAGTTTGCCTACTACTTATATTTCATGTATTTTACATTACTGTACTTCACCTTCTTCGGGATGATGAGTATTGCAGTTACACCTAACCATAATGCTGCTGCCATCATTTCTGCTCCGTTTTACATGATGTGGAACCTCTTCAGTGGATTCATGATCCCTCAGATG AGAATCCCAGTGTGGTGGAGGTGGTATTATTGGGCAAACCCGATAGCATGGAGTTTATACGGCCTTTTAACATCTCAATATGGGACCATAGATGACCCAGTGATGCTCTCTGACGGAGTTCAATCAGTGCCTTTGAAACAGTTCCTGAAAGATGAATATGGGTACAAGCACGACTTCTTGGTCATTGCTGCTATTGTTGTACCCAGTTTCTGTGTGGTCTTTGCCGTGACTTTTGGTTACGCCATCAAATCCTTCAACTTCCAAAGGCGATGA